The sequence TGTATGTACTTACAAAATTTAAGTAATGTTTCCTAGTATTATTGTCACATCTCAATAATTAAACTTGGGTAATGTCACAGCTACATGGGCAATACATAGTGCTGAGAGAATGTGAAGTAATTTAGTCTGTACATGCCAATTTAAGAAGTGGGGATGTGTGGAAATTTTGCTAttggaaagtaaatattttatgttcttttcatAGGTTATAAAGAAGAAAGTTCTGCTCTTTCTGTCAGAATGAAGTGTGATTTTAACTGTAACTGTGTTCATTCTGGACTTAAATTGGTAAAACCTGATGACGATGGAAGAGCAGGTTCCTACACTCCTGCATATTGGGAAGGTTCTTGTAAAGACTGCATTAAAGACTATGAAACATTGTCATATCTTGGGTCACCAATTGTGAGCCCCAGAATCGTAGAActtgaacaaacagaaaacaagccCCTGCATAACAAGGAAAATCAACATGTGCAGCAATCACTTAACAGTTCAAATGAAATAGAAGAACTAGAGACTACTGGACTTTATGAAGACAGTGGCTATTCATCATTTTCCCAACCAAGTGGCCTCAGTGAACATGAAGAGGGTAGCCTTCCCCTCGAGGAAAATTCCAGTGACAGCCCACAATCTTGTCTGCTACAGACGCAAAACCCAGACCAGTATCCCAACAAACACTTTCTGCCAGctcttcattttgcaaaattggtttgttcaacattaaaaaagaatgccAAACGAAATCCTAAAATAGATCGAGAGAAGTTGAAGGAATTTATATCCAGTGGAAGTTTTAGACTACAGAATATAATTGGCAGGAAAATGGGACTAGAATATGTAGATATTCTCAGTGAACTCTTTCGAAGGGATCTCAGACATGtcttagcaaatattttaacGCAGCTGAATGATATGGACTTAATCAGGTAAGTATTGCTGCTTTGAATGTATTGTTACAATCCACTGAACATTTTTGCTAGATGACTCAGCACCACCAGCTTGTGCAGACATAGTAGGATAGTCTTTTACATTGGTTGACTGAGGTGATGACTTTTGCCTCATTGCTAGTATTTTACTACCTCTGTGCCACTAAGGCGAAAGATAATTGtaaaagtatgtattttaatCCAGTTActtcaaatttaacatttatgCTATTAGAAAACTGCTTATCTCTTAGATTGGGGTCTTTGTTCCTTTTAGTTCTGAAATTTCTGATATGTAAGCTACATCCTTCAGGCTTAACTGTAAAAGATCCGCCTAGTTCTAGTCTACAGGTCCAATAAGCGTTATGACTTTTGTCACGCCTGAAAGTATGAAATAATTTCTGTTCTTGGGCCATGTTCAATGTAGGGCTCTCCTAGGTTTGACAGTGATGAAAATACAGAGACCCACAAACAGATCTGCTTGTGACTATTTTTGCCAGTGTTACTTTACACTGGTCTGTATGAAATATAGCTAAAGTAAAACAGATATAATTATTGACTTTTAGTGTTGGCTAGACTCTTGAGGGATAATATCAACAGGTTCTACTTTTTCTGTTaacaatggattttttaaaattgatttctgcCAATAGTGTGCCCTGGAGTATTTTGAAATTTGTCTACAACTTTTACTAAATAACTAATGTGGTACCATATGTACAGTGGTGGCTGCTTATTGATGTTTGCAGATATTGTGAAAAAATGAAGTACAGAGCAGTGGTTCTAAGCCTGGATGCACTTAGATTTACTTGATggggaggttttaaaaaaatacagaacccTGGCCTCCATTTTAGACCAATTAAATCCAAATGAGTAGGCAGTGGGCATCCTTAAATCTTAAATGCCTCAGGCAATTCTAATGTATAaccaagtttgagaagcactgctgaTAGAAAGTTCTTTCTGCATGGCTGATGTTTCCATAATATACTCATCTTAGctttttgtgatattttaattgtttcctttataatcctttgcTTTTCCAGTGTATCTAAAGTGAGCACAACTTGGAAGAAGATTCTAGAAGATGATAAGGGGGCAATGCAGTTGTACAATAAAGCAATACAAAGAGTTTCTGTAAGTCTTtgtatttgatgtttttattttaaaatataactgctAGTACTCTTTACctttagaaatagaagggaaaattAGGAAAGATAACAGGTAATTTGGaaatccttctttccttttacaaAGCTTTTCAGCctttcattgtcatttatttcatGGGTTTTCCCTAGAAATGCAATGTCCAAAACTAACGAAGGGAAAGTTAATCAGTTCTCAGATAGTGAGTCGACCATATAGGTAATCTTGGTTGCTGTTTGTGTGGTTTTTTCTCAGTTTCCAGGTAAATAGTAAATTATCAACATATTGAAGATTCCTAATGTAGAAGGGAGCTCACTTACTTTCCAAAATGCTTGCTGTCTCTGGAGATGTTTCTGAAAATCAAGATGAATACATGATTAAAAGTTGAGGCCTAAGTGTTGGGCAGACTTAGGTCCAGATTTTGGTGTtcctgcttactagctgtgtaactttagACGGGTATTGCTTAAATTCTCCAAGTTGAGTTTCTTTATCAGTAAGCTGGTGTTAATGGAAAATTTTCTAATCTAAAAGGGTTTTTTAATCCATTCGTGACACTGAGGTGATACTTAAACATGACTATTGCCATCTACTGGTCGTGGGAAGAATGACCTTTTGTTCTGACAGTAGTACTTAATAAATTATGTACTAAATGTTGT is a genomic window of Equus przewalskii isolate Varuska chromosome 32, EquPr2, whole genome shotgun sequence containing:
- the FBXO5 gene encoding F-box only protein 5 isoform X1, which translates into the protein MSRRPCTCSPRPPSSSCCCSSSALTAAGHPRPSDSYKEESSALSVRMKCDFNCNCVHSGLKLVKPDDDGRAGSYTPAYWEGSCKDCIKDYETLSYLGSPIVSPRIVELEQTENKPLHNKENQHVQQSLNSSNEIEELETTGLYEDSGYSSFSQPSGLSEHEEGSLPLEENSSDSPQSCLLQTQNPDQYPNKHFLPALHFAKLVCSTLKKNAKRNPKIDREKLKEFISSGSFRLQNIIGRKMGLEYVDILSELFRRDLRHVLANILTQLNDMDLISVSKVSTTWKKILEDDKGAMQLYNKAIQRVSEKNIKFSPQASTREYAMFRTPLASVQKSAAQTLSKKDVQTKLPDPGYQKDSTYSRHNEFSEVAKTLKNNESLKACVRCNSPAKYDCYLQRATCKREGCGFDYCTRCLCNYHSTKDCSNAKPVKTSHKMGPLPGTKKSKKNLRRL
- the FBXO5 gene encoding F-box only protein 5 isoform X2, whose translation is MKCDFNCNCVHSGLKLVKPDDDGRAGSYTPAYWEGSCKDCIKDYETLSYLGSPIVSPRIVELEQTENKPLHNKENQHVQQSLNSSNEIEELETTGLYEDSGYSSFSQPSGLSEHEEGSLPLEENSSDSPQSCLLQTQNPDQYPNKHFLPALHFAKLVCSTLKKNAKRNPKIDREKLKEFISSGSFRLQNIIGRKMGLEYVDILSELFRRDLRHVLANILTQLNDMDLISVSKVSTTWKKILEDDKGAMQLYNKAIQRVSEKNIKFSPQASTREYAMFRTPLASVQKSAAQTLSKKDVQTKLPDPGYQKDSTYSRHNEFSEVAKTLKNNESLKACVRCNSPAKYDCYLQRATCKREGCGFDYCTRCLCNYHSTKDCSNAKPVKTSHKMGPLPGTKKSKKNLRRL